TTATCCACGCATTGAGTTGTTCTAGACTTCTAGCACagtagtaaaaataaaaaatgtactTTGTATCTTTTagtttttttgtgttttgttttgttttgttttatatttACTTTGTGTATTGAGTTAAGAGAGGttgtgtttggcttattttgcaTAAactaagttaagataagttgaGATAAACTCGATAATATATGACCAAGTTTGGATATTTAACTTTGATCAACATTTTAAAACACTAATCTTCTCTAACTGATTTGTAATTGTTTAGGGTATGAAGCCAATCATCTCGAGTGAGGCTTTAATCGTTGAATGGAGAAGACTTGCTTACTCTGATGCCTTAGTTACACGGTGAATAGAGTAAGAGAAAAATCTTATTGAGGTTGTGTGCAAGAGCAATAATGAACATACATTGCGATTCACCATTTGACGGTCTACTTATAATGTTTAATGATAAAGGCGGTTGAGCTTATTATAATAGGGCCTTGTAAGCCAATAAGGAACCGATTCCTTTATGCATATAGTAAATAGAAACCTAATGATCTTTAGTGTAGATTGGACCCAAATAGGAGCCAAATTGGGCACCTAAACAATTATAGTGTTTCAAATTATAAAAGTAAGTTTGAAGGTCTTACAACACACATCTTATGAGCTAGGAGAATAAAGGAATATCCGAATATGGATGACACTGAGCCTAGCCAAGTATTTGACTGTTCGAGTTAGGTTTGATGAAGAAAATTCCTAGCTTGAGTTTGAGCACAACTTAACCAAGCTTTAATTTTTCATGTTCGAGCTTGACTCGTTTAACTTTTTTCGTTGTTCGTATATATGAAACACAAACACTAATCTGAGAAGCCCGCTCAATGTTTCTATAAGGCATCTCGGACGCTCTTCGCATGTTTGAGGGGAAACCCTGTCAGTCAGTAAGATTGTCAAAAGGAGAAAGTCAACTTTCCAAAAGTTTCACTTAAGCGACTACATTCCATCCCTTAGCTCCGGCCAACCTCAATCAAGCCATATGAGTCATTGGCTGTTTAATCCAGGTAGTTGACTAGTCGACCAACTTGAGGCCGACACACAAAGTGCAGTCCCAGAGTTTAAGACATTGTCTAAAACTCATGTCCATCATAGAAAAGAAATAGCTTAAAATACGAACTTTACACAATTCTCAATACTCCTACATACAATAATTTGTGTTCTACGAATAATacaaacttgaaattaaatgTGTGACGACAAATAAATCATCATACCAAAATTTGAAAATCCATtaaaaaggcaagaaatgacATGTCACAACTAATACTTCAATTACAATTAACGTACATATGTACTCCTAGTTATGTACCCTCTATAACTAACAAAATGATACTCCAAAATTCCCTTTATATAACAAAGACAATTGCTATAAGATAgagaaaaatggaaaaccagGCTGCTCACATGGAAACCAATATATTCAAATCAAAATCTCTTTTAAGAGAGATAAATAATAAAAGGAATTTAAAGTTGTTGGAACAAACAAGAGAGTAAATGCATAGTTCATggtttaagcaagcaattaaaCATGGATTTTTCCAATTTCCTTCGTTGTCTTAACTTTGTCTCCACATGCATCTCCCTCTTCATACGCCCATATCCTTCCCACAAAATattattctattttttcttattttcgcattgatctgatctgatttttctaatttttgcTCCCTGATCCAAGTTTCCTTGTTCTATTTTGTTATGAAATTTTCTGATTTAGTCTGGTTTGAACTTTTTCCGTgagttttttttgcttttttgagtCTGCTCTAGTCTACTTTTAAGAACAATAAGGTCCCGtcctattggacttattttgactgaacttatattatctaaacttttctaaacttatctgaacttattttatctgaaaaaaacttattttgtctgaaataaacttatttgtgtatgAAAATGTATGAAAATAACTtgtttttgctgaacttatattgtctgaacttattttgtctgaaataagtcaaaagaagtcgaacagaacagagtCTAAGCAATAAGCAAAAAGAATAATTTGAAAAGAACATAATcttaatcataattaaattgATTAACATTGAATGTCATcaccattttaattatttaagttCCCTTAATTGATCATCCCATCAATTTGTATTaattaatgtattttttttaattggctGACCTTCTCTCTTTGTCTCTCTCTATTCATGACTTCCCCTTTTGCAAGCAATAAACATTATTTCTGCTTCACATGCTCTTCTTCCCTATTCCATCATttctccttttctctctctcttctctgtattatttttatttgggTGGTGAATTTCAGAGGATTAATTCAGACTCCATTGTTGATTGGTTGAAGTTCATGAATTTCTGGTAAATACCCACTTTCTAAAAGTCTAAAAAGTTCGCAACTTTGTTGTTTAATTCTGTTTTCTCTTCCTCTGCAGTTGAATTTCTAGAAAGAGCAAAAATTGAAGAAATATGGATGCTTTGATCATCATCATTAACAAGTAAGTTTAACTCTAGCTTTCTCTCATTTTTTTTGGGGGTTATAGACGAGATTTAATCATAAGTCGTGTTACTGCGACTACCACTTTATTAAGTGAGTCGAGGGGTGACACAGACGGAATTTGATCACAAGTCGTGTTACTGCAAGTCTGCGACTACCACTTTATTAAATGGGTTGAGGGTTGACAATCTTGACATCCACTATAACGTGTTGCGAGGGTAGCAGTGTAGACGGGATTTGATCACAGATCGTGTTACTACGACTACTAAGTGGGTTGAGGGTTGACAATCTTGACATCCACGTAGACGGGATTTGATCACAGGTCGTGTTACTACGACTACTAAGTGGGTTGAGGGTTGACATCAATGACATGCACATTAACCCTCTCTTGTGTGTCCTCTTGTTTGTTTCCCGGGAAAATTGGAAGTATTTTTGCCCATTTTCTGCAAAAAGATTAGAACATATTTTCGTACAAGTATCAAGATTTTGGCCAAAATTAGGTAAAAATATATTTCCTGGGAAACCAAACAAGTCACCTAACTTCTTGAGTTTTCACAAGCAAAAACGCACTAGTATTAGTAATTCCGTAATTGAATTTGCTTAATTCTGCTCTTAATACTGTCACTGCCTGCCAAAAATGACCGTTGAACTTAATTACTACTCACAACGTTTTACTATTAAATGCATTCAATTCTTCAATAACTATATATTTCTGTCTTTCTGAATTCTGATCAATTTCTATTTATAacccttctttttcttttcactAGATCATGACCCAGATTGTCAGAACCAGTTAAAATCACTGTACCAAATCTGTTTTCTGGattcagcaacaacaacaaaatgggTAAATCTGGGTTCAAATTTACATCAATAATCTTCTTTGGAATATGTTTATTACATGTTTATGGTGAACCATGGGGTGACAAACAAGCATTACTCGAGTTCTTACAATACACATCACATTCGCGGTCTCTGAATTGGGATCAGAAAACTCCTGCATGCACCAGTTGGACTGGTGTAACCTGTAATGATCAGAAAACTGCTGTTATCGCACTCCGATTACCGGGAATCGGAATCCGAGGATCGCTTCCTTCGAACACGATTAGCCGTCTTTCTTTCCTTCAAACACTTAGTCTTAGAAACAATGGGATTTCAGGGAGTTTTCCATCAGATTTTTCCAAGTTGAGTAACTTAACTTCTTTGTATTTACAGTCAAACAGGTTTTCAGGTCCTCTGCCTTCAGATTTCTCTGTTTGGCAAAACATGGTAGTGTTGAACTTATCCAATAACAATTTCAATGGAAGTATACCTCCTTCGTTTACAAATTTAACCCAGATTACGACCCTCGATCTTTCGAGAAACTCGCTTTCGGGTCAAATACCTGATCTGGGTATCCCAAGTTTGAGGTTTCTGAACTTTTCTGACAACCATTTGAATGGGAGTGTTCCTAATTCCCTTTTAAGATTCCCAAGTTCATCTTTTGGTGGTAATAATGTTACCTCAAGGGAGATTTCAATTCCTCCTATACCATCATCAATCCCGACTAACGGGACAACCCGTAAGTCCAAACGGATCAGTGAGACGGCATTGTTGGGGATAGTTGTCGCTGGTGCTGTCATCTTGTTTGCTATGATTGCAGTCTGCATGATCCTTGTTTTCTCGAACAGAAAAAGCAAGAACCAGGAAAACAATGGTGTAGACTCACAAAACACGAACAAATTCTACACGAAGAAGAAGAGATCGCGGTCACCTACAGAAACCCGAGAAGAGAGGAACGCGAGGATCACGTTCTTCGAAGGGTCTAACATGGCATTTGACTTGGAAGATCTTCTTCGGGCCTCGGCCGAGGTGCTCGGTAAGGGCATGTTTGGGACAACGTATAAGGCCGCCTTAGAGGATTCTACCACCGTGGTTGTGAAGAGGCTGAAGGAAGTGAATGTGGGAAAACGGGAATTCGAGCAACAAATGGAGATTGTTGGTAATATTAAGCATGATAATGTGGCTCCTTTGAGAGCTTACTATTATTCCAAAGATGAAAAACTCATGGTTTATGACTATTTCAGACAGGGCAGCTTATCAACAATGCTACATGGTATGTGATTTCCTATATTGTTTTATGTTCtgcaaggttttttttttttttttttttttgaagtagGTAAAAAGAAGGGATCCTACTAGACCTGTTTAACGAGGTGGTTGGGTTgggttttaaaaaattatttttcggtTTAATTCAGGTCGACCTAATGGAGTAATGGGTTGAAAGATTTTAAGACGggtattatatttttattaatttggataataaatatacaaatatgtgcataaattaacaaaatttcatACACATGTTTCTATTtaatcaaattcaaccataaaatggtgtataattcaaatcaaaatcatattacacccaaCAATAGTAACAACGAAAGTAATCTTTGTAATCTCAttttttactataaatacaaccttttTTAATCGATCGCGTAAAAAAGGGATTCGGTTGGGTTTTAActcattacttttcgggttttTCGAGTTCGGATAAATTCGGGGTTACAAGTCACAAAATCTAGTTCAAGACCAATATTTCCGGGttgggtcgatttttgacacaTCTAGGCCCTACTAAACCATCACCTGTTCATGTTCTGTATTTtgcaggaagaaaagaaaaccGAGCTCCATTAGACTGGGAAACCCGGCTAAAAATCGCCACAGGAGCAGCAAAAGGCCTTGCACACATGCATTCCCAAAACGGCGGGAAACTAGTCCATGGTAACATAAAATCCTCAAACATTTTCCTCAACCAGCAAAACTACGGTTGTGTTTCCGACCTCGGCTTAGCAACCATAGTAACAACCACGGCCCCACCAATCCAACGAATAATAGGGTACCGGGCCCCGGAACTCACGGACCCCCGGAAAGCAACACAAATGTCGGATGTCTACAGTTTCGGAGTCCTGATACTAGAACTCCTGACAGGAAAACCTCCCCTAGGGGAAGGCACACACCTGGTGAAATGGGTGTATTCAGTTGTCAGAGAAGAGTGGACTGCTGAAGTATTTGATGTGGAGCTTTTAAGGTACCCTAACATTGAGGAAGAGATGGTTACAATGTTACAACTAGGTATGGCTTGTACTGAACGGGTCCCGGAGAAGCGGCCGAGGATGGTAGAGGTGGTGAAGATGGTGGAGGATATACGGCGGGAAAACTCCGATACGCGGCTGTCGTCAGAAGTTTCAACTCCAACACCAACAGGACTTTCACATTCACATACAACAGAAACAGGATCATCTAACTATGTCACCCCACAATATTAAGATTATAAGATTGCTTTGTCTTTGTAGTTAATTTTAGTTGTAACAAATTATTGCtggattttttattattatttttaattagaaATGATGATTTTGCTTATAAATTCAGGCACATGGTCATAATTTTGCTTATGATTTTATTATATTAGTGCATTATGTTTTGTCATAATTTTTTAAGGGGGGAAAGTGGGATGAAACATGAAAGTAGTTTACCAACCAGAAAGCCAGCTAATTTGTCAAGAGTTAGCTAAGAACATTATTGATTTATTTCCCCTTCCAAGATTTCCAGCAAATGTAAACTGTCAAAGTCAAATTTATACCTGCCTTCAACCTTTTTGCAGCTTCAAGTTTAAGGTTTGATGCCTAAAAGAAAAGTTTGGAAATAATAATGATGTAAACGAAATTTGATTCGAAGTGAAGTATTTAAAACAATATCACCGCCTTTTTTTATACATTGATCTTGCTTAAAACTACCACAACCAAGTGTTTTAAAAAGTCAAAATGCGAGCAATTTTTTTATTACgtatttattttagatttataggGAGATACGCTGGGTAATGATATAAACGAAATTTGATTCAAAGTATTGGGATGTGCCTTTCAAATCTTTTAGTTTTCTATGGCCTTTGaacattctttttctttttaatttcttttggcAGGAAAAGTTATCATTCTTTACTAATGAAATCATATACTGTATCACTATATCTTGTCGAATACTTTGATGATTTCTATGTCACATTTTGTGACAAAAACAGAGCATGGAAATTAAAGTAATTTACTAAACCTTTAAACTttcaatctgaaaattaaagttCTATAACTCATGATATGTTAAATTAAACGATAACGTACATGGTACAATCTCATTCCCAGAGAAAAAACGAGCAAAAAGTTAGCCTAAGTCGTATTATGCACGTAGAACAACCGGTTGTACAATACTAGTTGAAATTTAAGCATAAGGGACAGAGGATAGAGAGGCGGCACACAATGATGTTTTTATAAACACATCATAGGGGTACGCTGGTAATTTCACATCACATAAACACGCCTTGTAACTAACACTTGTTAAGTACATAGGTGCATGATATTAGTAACACTAACAACCAAAATTGCAACATAAACACATAACTAAGGTCAGAATTTTCAGGCTAATTATGGTTTTGTTTACTTCAAAATGTTTACTTGGATCAAGATTGATCAATGACGGGTTTTCTCCTTCGTTTACAGGGTCGCATGGTAGACTGTGAGCTTCAGAGTACATTATTATATGCTCGCAAACCAAAACCAGATCAAATATTTGCAATAAACAACACCACTGGAGAACAATCTCTTGAATACTGGAAAACTTACTTAAGAATTCTCATGGATTTCAGAGTACATTTACACATTTGGATCATCTAAACTTTCCGTAAGAACAAACACGaagatttaaaattaaaaaaatgaaaatgaaaaaagaacaatgcaAAGAATGATGTACATGAATACACGTTATGTAGTAGACTAGTAGTAGTAAGGTTTTAGTACCGAGGACCTGGATACGTGCTGATAGGAATCCAAGGATCATCATGCAGCAATATGTCCGCAACACTGAGATTTTCGAGTTTTTATAAGACAAAACTAGTCGTCTTCTGGTTTGCGTAATATTTTCGTCTTTACACCGCCTGAACACACACACATAGAGGAAACCTCTTATTATATGAACCATACTGAATTACTGAGTACTGAACATGAGAAATTAGGCTTTTATATACTTCTTCCTTTCCAATATTATTGCACCATGTAGGTTTATGTCAAAGAATTGGTAGTGggtaaaaagaagagagaaagagacaaaaatacaaacttgcTCGTGTGATTGCAAGCATTAAATAAATCAAGAAGAGTTAAAGACATAAGGGTATATTGGATATTTGTGGTGTGAGAACAactattttatttctaataatggaaatggtgcaatatttGGGAAATTTCCTTAAAAGGTAAATAGTGCAAAAAtattggaacggagggagtatataaaagCAAGAACTAGACAAACCTTCAACTTCCTCGAAATGGACTTCCTTCACCAAATCAGCAGCCGGATTATACTGGAACCTATATAGAAAGAAAGACAGCAATAAGATGAACTGATTACGAATTTACAACAATAGGAAATGCAGAAATACTCAGTTGTCATTAATTATCTAACTTAACAGTAGGGGTGACAGAAACTGCCATCTGAGAAAGATGGGGATAATAAGAAACATATGAGAAGATGAGGTGATAAATACAGCATGCACTAGTGAATTGATAAAACCCAGTTTTGATCAGTAAAAATGTTGGCCACGTAAAACAAAAACATCAGTATCAGCCAAAAGTACTTTAGATTAGAAAagttagttcagttcagttagtATCAAATGTTATGAACAGGGCATAAGTTAaactttttgcttctttttgaAGAAGTTTCTCCACAATCTTAAATCTGCCCCTAATATACATCTAAATCATCAATATACCTCAATTAAAATGCATCTTTATACTAATTAACTTCAGCAGTGATCCTTATGATGTTTCGCTCTCCTCACACAGCATCTCAAATCAGTACTTAAATAACTCATCATTTCAGAAGACATAAATCAGAATGGTTCAACACTTATAAAAGCTCAGGTGCTAAATCAGTATCCATTGCCAGCAGTGAGAGGTTTGGGTTAAATTTGAAGGCTGAAAGGCTGTGGTAGGTGAAACTCTTGGAAGTCCTGAAGCTGTTAAACTATTTATGCAGAAAAAATAACGGATTTATTTGGTAGGTGAAACTCTGGGAAGTCCtgaaactgttaaactatttatGCAGAAAAATAAAGGATATATTTGACCGAGCATCTAAGTCTGCActtttatataaaaattaaagctTACAGGACACATATAAGATGAAGCACAAAAGGAAGAATGTTGAACGACCAGATTAAGATGGACGAGAAGCACTGCAATTGATAATATATAGGATGATCATAAAAACATAGTCAATTGAGATTTGAATTCCATCTAACATATGACAAATATCATCCAATAAgagttttcagtttttgataGACGAGTCATGACTTCCAACGCCAAATaatcaaatttaaaatttgGGAACTCAGGAGATACATTGAGCCATATAAAGTAGAAAATTACCTGTTCTTGAAAATCACATCAAGCTCAAAGTTAGATGTATTCTTTGCAGCATCCACCAAAACAGTTACAATTTCAGTCTTTCTAGTGCTAGCCATCAGGACATCATACTCTGTTGGAATAACAATTGCGAAAAAATTATCCGATAATTTGCTTAGATATAGCTTCTCTACCGCTGAAAGGGTTATCCGCCGTTTAAGGGTATAGCTCTCAGGATCGACCACGTAAAGAGCAAAGTCTGTCACTATCAAGATGCGCCTCTTCATCTTTCCAGTACTAGTAAACTTCAAAACTTTATCAGAAAAGAGAACTTGCCTGTCACCTATATAACAGAGAGGCaaaatatttttcttaaaaaagaTTCAATCAACGAACAGTATTGATAGGTCCTCAAACCAAGCTCAGAGAGAGCAATCATAAAAGCATACAGCTCGTCAAGATCTCAAAATGACACTCCATTTTGCATTCATTCCCAAATACTCGTAACATATACTTACTATCAAAAAAAAGTTCCCTTTCCAGTTCCCACTAAATTCTATGAAATGGCAATGACGTGCAAAGATGTTCCAGAACATAACTGCTTAAAAACATCCACCATAATGAACTAATTTTTACCGGGCTCCATGCTGCAATTTGAATTACGAAGAAGATGACCTCTCCCAGATGATATACCATACTTTAGACTTTTAATAGATTTTTGCATTTATAttagctcagatattcatcaTGATACTAAAACTCTTCTAGCCTCATTAGTGAATCCAAAATTCTTTCTAACAATCAAACCTTTTCAATGACGGTAACTAGAATAGCATGCACACACTTCTCGTACTAACAAAAATAACAAGCAGCAGAACAACTTAATAATTGTGCATCAATGATGCTATAAAAGTAGAATTAAGAAAATCGCAGCAGAAATAATATACGAGAATCAATTTAGCGATGTGAACTTAAGAACTGATCAACACATTCCTCCTCTAGATTCTTGTACTCATCCATATGTTTGAAAAGGATTGAAAAACTGAAAGGTGAGTGGCAAAAGGAGTATGACTAATGAGTTAATGTGTGATAGAGTAAGGAGTCCATCATAAACAAAAGCTACTAGGCAGAGAAAATCAAGCTTGATACCCTATAAAAATCGCAGATGATAAAACAAGTAACCGTTATCAAACATGATTACCGGAATCTCATGTTGCCTCATTTATTTAAGGCAAACAAATAACAGTTCCTTCTGGGCAACACTATCAAATACCTGCTACAATATATTTCTCCACAAGCTTATCTTCTAATGAGTTGTTCGAAATATAATCTAGAGTTATCTCCACCTAGAATATATCACTGCCTAACAAAAACCTTATCTATCTTGCCTACTCCAAAACAGCACATACCAAGTGCTAGATACGGCAGGTAGCTTTATGCTGTAAAAACAGCATGTACAAGTATAAGGGGAAAAGGAATAAATATCTACTTTCTTATCCCATTTCAACAATCATAACTGATTTACCATATCTTTAACTTCAAAACCAAATTTTATCTATCAGGCACCTTAAAAAGTTTGACCTCCCCAGATCCAACCATAAGGGGTCCAGACCTCTTCACGTGCAAAACCATACGGTCTTGCAAGCTCAAAAACACAATTGATGCTACAGCTAAAACTTCACCTGATAAGGCCACGGGGTTATTTTCAACCAGCAAGTCACAACCACCTAAACTGACATGGATATTCCATCCACCAACTAAGAAGTAACAACTACAGTATAAGACTAGCATAGACCTAACCATAAGACGAAACAAATTAATAGACCAACTACGAGATATCCTCGGATTGTTTTCAAACAACAATTGCAGCAGGAAgcggaagaggaagaggaagcaGAACCAGCTATTGTGGTTCAATATAATCACTCGTCCCAAATTCAACACTTGTATAACAACAAAAAGATCGTAACAGAAGTGCAATGCACTCACCACTACCCAATTAAAACTAATCCTCCGTATCTCACACCAGAAACCCTTGAATTGCATATATACTTGGTCTTATTACCAATCTAATCTGAGTCAAACAGTACAATTGGTTGCTAAATCTTTTAAGAACTATGCATTATCATTCCAACCACCATCAACCCTCTCATTGGAAGCAACATAAAAAATCACAAAAGCCAGCTCAATTACTCCTTGCATTTTAGTTCAAACTCAAAGAATCTGGCCGTCTAATTTACACTACCTCTTGAATCAAATCAACCTTCAATTCAAATTATCCAATCCACCCCTACCCTCAACGAATTTAGTTATGCTACTTTGAGCATTCAATTTGACAACACTTTCCCATTTACCACAGACTTTCTATATACATATTCCAACATTTAAATTCCAGTACCCTGATAATTGAGTTCATACCCTTTTTCTATTAAAAATTTCAAGAACAATTCTCAATAAATCCACATTTGCATACAACAATAATTTCAGCAGGCAACACAATCAAACAACGAttccaaccaaaaaaaaatatcatcaatCAAAATTATACAACAAAAACACAAATCAGAGCTTCACATAAACCCTAAAAACATAATcccagtaaaaaaaaaaaggaaaacgaaaTTCGAAAGGGGTATAAATTACCTTGTTTATCAAGAATCTTCAAAATGTAAGGATTTGAAGAAACATTAAGATAATCCCCTCTATAATCCCTATGAAAGGAAGCCAGCCTTCGAGCTTTGACCCCCATGAACGGCTCCAATTTTCCCACCGGATTATCAGCAGACGGCTGAGGTTCGGCGTCGGTGTCGCCAGGAGCGGCGTCGAATCGGGGCATGGAATCGTTGAGTTGGACTCGCCTGCTACTGTATCTGTTGTTCTGTCGGTCCATATTTTCCGGCTAGCCGGCGATCTAACGGTTGAAAATCGTGAGACCTCCGGTTTGATTATTTGACGAAAAAGGGAAATGCGCCACTGGGTTTTGATAATTTGAGTGCGCAAGTGCTGGGTCCCGCCATATAAAAAGGATATAAAAGtaaaattctcaaagaaaatgatttttattttattttttgattttattatttacatatattcttgtctagacctgatcaaatggtTGGCCGGACTGGGTTCGGACCGATCCGAGGCATAAAAAACAGTCCCGTCGAGCGGGACGTGGCGGGCTAAGATTAGGTTTGAAAATTTGTGCTCAAACCTGCTAATTCGAGCCTAAGATACCGGGTTTTTTGGACCATTTTCGGGTCGgcccaaatttataactaaaaaatgTAGTTTTATGTTGCCCAAATccgacaaaaaaaaaaggtccGAGTCGGGTCCGGAAAACGGGCCAGAAAATTCTCCCCAAATCCGCAAAAAATCGGGCCGGGTCGGGGGGGCTTATCTTGATCGGGTCTATTTTTACCCGAGAGGTAATCAAAGTTAAAAAGACAATGTTGCTcgattttctttaaaaaaaaattggcttAAATCTTAACAAATCACATTTTAATTGTAGGGAAACTAAACAAATAGAGACAAAGGCAAATACTCGTAAATTGTAATCGTCTAAGCCTGATTATCATACTCACTCTACGATAGTACGAGCTTATCTTTTGCACGTACTATATTCAGTCTCATATTACTCTATGCTCGCTACTCAGACTGCTCACTGATTTTACCCTATACCCCATTACCCCTAGAGCCCTAGACATAAAATGACTAAAATTACTTTGTATTACactaccctttccaatctacattgtacggagtatttttgtatttattaGGTAAGAACAAGAGACCCTAGTAAACCAATATCTACCAAAGAAATTGATTATTGCCTCCATATCACTTATTTGGTATAAACCTACTTTTACAATATAATTCGATAGTAATTGTATTGTACTTGTACATATATGTATATAGGTATTATTATATCTACCTAATCTTTATTTAGCTAGATTTAtcgattaaaaataaaatttctattCACTAATGCTTATTTGTTGTATGAAGTTTCTAAGGGTGGAACTAGATTTCATTGATTGCAATTGATTTACTTAGCAAAATACTTCAAATGCTTCGTCTGAGTTGTATGTGCATCTATGAACCATACAACATTGACACAACACGTAGACATGCCACGACCTAATACAACGAGACCAAACAATAGTAATTTGAAAAGGTTTGTCGTTGCACAGGGCGAGTGAACTATATTATCATTATTAAAATCATGTGCTCAACACGACCTAATGCCACCTAAGCCTACGTATATGTCCCGACTAATATTAAAGGGCCGAAAATATGAA
This genomic stretch from Spinacia oleracea cultivar Varoflay chromosome 3, BTI_SOV_V1, whole genome shotgun sequence harbors:
- the LOC110779442 gene encoding uncharacterized protein, coding for MDRQNNRYSSRRVQLNDSMPRFDAAPGDTDAEPQPSADNPVGKLEPFMGVKARRLASFHRDYRGDYLNVSSNPYILKILDKQGDRQVLFSDKVLKFTSTGKMKRRILIVTDFALYVVDPESYTLKRRITLSAVEKLYLSKLSDNFFAIVIPTEYDVLMASTRKTEIVTVLVDAAKNTSNFELDVIFKNRFQYNPAADLVKEVHFEEVEGGVKTKILRKPEDD
- the LOC110779963 gene encoding probable inactive receptor kinase At4g23740, with product MGKSGFKFTSIIFFGICLLHVYGEPWGDKQALLEFLQYTSHSRSLNWDQKTPACTSWTGVTCNDQKTAVIALRLPGIGIRGSLPSNTISRLSFLQTLSLRNNGISGSFPSDFSKLSNLTSLYLQSNRFSGPLPSDFSVWQNMVVLNLSNNNFNGSIPPSFTNLTQITTLDLSRNSLSGQIPDLGIPSLRFLNFSDNHLNGSVPNSLLRFPSSSFGGNNVTSREISIPPIPSSIPTNGTTRKSKRISETALLGIVVAGAVILFAMIAVCMILVFSNRKSKNQENNGVDSQNTNKFYTKKKRSRSPTETREERNARITFFEGSNMAFDLEDLLRASAEVLGKGMFGTTYKAALEDSTTVVVKRLKEVNVGKREFEQQMEIVGNIKHDNVAPLRAYYYSKDEKLMVYDYFRQGSLSTMLHGRKENRAPLDWETRLKIATGAAKGLAHMHSQNGGKLVHGNIKSSNIFLNQQNYGCVSDLGLATIVTTTAPPIQRIIGYRAPELTDPRKATQMSDVYSFGVLILELLTGKPPLGEGTHLVKWVYSVVREEWTAEVFDVELLRYPNIEEEMVTMLQLGMACTERVPEKRPRMVEVVKMVEDIRRENSDTRLSSEVSTPTPTGLSHSHTTETGSSNYVTPQY